One Halanaerobiales bacterium DNA segment encodes these proteins:
- a CDS encoding PAS domain-containing protein: MSEFINNREKRIEALLSFSMGMMEGKDGKTLIDKYSEAIENITPHDVIEMEDRQVKKGVEVSKIKKHIEKIMNVFNPYLEKYEWDKPEKGHPLYYMMEENKKLKIILNETKEVIKKIEFDSEINKDEELNNLKEHLRKLQKFEKHYVRKENILFPYLEKKWDNYSPLQVMWSLHDDIRKGLKELLELLEKENKLNNEIRKKFGQLFLTMYRMVFKEEKIIFPIAVETLTENEWKEIQKQSLEEGYIFIDTPSKEDMIIKNRAEKEKGIESISISNDFSLEGVFLGLGTGNLSLEQIKMMINNLPVDITYVDENDKVRFFSNPEERFFPRSKAIIGRDVQNCHPPESVHIVENILDSFKSGDKDKARFWIQMKGKFVLIEYFALRDNSGNYRGTIEVSQDITELRELEGEKRLLDWE; this comes from the coding sequence ATGTCAGAATTTATCAATAATCGTGAGAAAAGAATTGAGGCTCTGTTATCATTTTCAATGGGAATGATGGAAGGAAAAGATGGAAAAACTCTTATTGATAAATATAGTGAAGCTATAGAAAATATTACTCCTCATGATGTAATTGAAATGGAGGATAGGCAGGTTAAAAAAGGGGTGGAAGTTTCTAAAATAAAAAAACATATTGAAAAAATCATGAATGTTTTTAATCCATATTTAGAAAAGTATGAATGGGATAAACCTGAAAAAGGTCACCCTTTATATTATATGATGGAAGAAAATAAAAAACTAAAAATAATATTAAATGAAACTAAAGAGGTAATTAAAAAAATAGAATTTGATTCTGAAATAAATAAAGACGAAGAATTAAATAATTTAAAAGAACATCTTCGAAAATTACAAAAATTTGAGAAACATTATGTCCGTAAAGAAAATATATTATTTCCTTATTTAGAAAAGAAATGGGATAATTATAGTCCTTTACAGGTTATGTGGTCTTTACATGATGATATAAGAAAAGGTCTTAAGGAATTACTTGAGCTTTTGGAAAAGGAAAACAAATTAAATAATGAGATAAGGAAAAAGTTTGGTCAACTATTCCTAACTATGTATAGAATGGTTTTTAAAGAGGAAAAAATAATTTTCCCAATAGCAGTCGAAACTTTAACAGAAAATGAATGGAAAGAAATTCAAAAACAATCTTTAGAAGAAGGATATATCTTTATTGATACTCCCAGTAAAGAAGATATGATAATTAAGAACAGGGCAGAAAAAGAAAAAGGTATTGAAAGTATCAGTATTTCTAATGATTTTTCTCTTGAAGGAGTTTTTCTGGGATTAGGTACAGGTAATCTGAGTTTAGAACAAATAAAAATGATGATAAATAATTTACCTGTTGATATTACTTATGTAGATGAAAATGATAAAGTTAGATTTTTTTCCAATCCAGAAGAAAGATTTTTTCCACGTTCTAAAGCTATTATTGGCAGAGATGTTCAAAATTGTCATCCTCCAGAAAGTGTTCATATTGTAGAAAATATTTTAGATTCTTTTAAATCAGGTGATAAAGATAAAGCTAGATTTTGGATACAAATGAAAGGAAAGTTTGTACTAATTGAATATTTTGCTTTAAGAGATAATAGTGGTAATTACAGAGGAACTATTGAAGTAAGTCAGGATATTACAGAACTTCGCGAACTTGAAGGAGAAAAAAGACTATTAGATTGGGAATAA
- a CDS encoding SPASM domain-containing protein, which produces MIFILEKGKKHINKYVLGKITENSLKDIWNSDEFKKFRKKVKEFPFSDCTQCSGCEIKNLVKYLTFIYIIIIIIV; this is translated from the coding sequence ATGATCTTTATATTAGAGAAAGGAAAAAAACATATAAACAAATATGTTTTAGGGAAAATAACTGAAAATAGTTTAAAAGATATATGGAATAGTGATGAATTTAAGAAGTTTCGAAAAAAAGTCAAAGAATTTCCCTTTTCCGATTGTACTCAATGTTCAGGTTGTGAAATTAAAAACTTAGTAAAATACTTGACATTTATTTACATAATAATTATAATAATAGTATAA
- a CDS encoding iron-containing alcohol dehydrogenase: MAQESRYFIPSVNVLEKGKMAYAQFLAGMAFNNASLGLVHGMAHQLGGFYDLPHGVCNAILLSHVTNFNKLAKPKKIAKIGKLLGANTEGMSIMEAADAGIKAIVDLSSDLGIPGSLEELEDVIGIFESTYKGF, from the coding sequence GTGGCCCAGGAAAGTAGATATTTTATTCCATCAGTTAATGTGTTGGAAAAAGGAAAAATGGCATATGCTCAGTTTTTAGCTGGAATGGCTTTCAATAATGCTTCTTTAGGTTTAGTACATGGTATGGCTCACCAATTAGGAGGATTTTATGATCTTCCTCATGGAGTATGTAATGCCATTTTATTATCACATGTTACTAATTTCAACAAATTAGCTAAACCTAAAAAAATAGCTAAAATAGGCAAATTGCTTGGTGCTAATACTGAGGGAATGTCTATTATGGAAGCAGCAGATGCAGGTATAAAAGCGATTGTAGATTTGTCATCTGACTTAGGTATACCAGGTAGCTTAGAAGAGTTAGAAGATGTTATAGGTATTTTTGAAAGTACTTATAAAGGATTTTAA